TTGTTCTTGATTGCATCATTGCTTGGCCATTTTTGAGTGCAGCTGGGGCTCTTGTGTCCTTGGCTGGCTTTTCCCATGCTGaatcacaaatttgttttggacaaagtttgaaTATAAATTGTCAGCTTGTGGCAAGAAATTATAACAGGAATTTCCatcttttccacttttttttttttcagagcgATGTATTCCGCAAAAAATCTGTGACTTACTGTTATTAACAGTTATGAATCTAGTATTCGTTGGTCTCTTAATATGCTTCTGAACAGTTAAACATATCCCACAGTTTTAATATTCTTAAATAAAGCCTGTGCCTAATCTGACGTCTGCTCCTTCATCTTAGGTTGGGATGGACAAAGCACTCAATCAGCTTTCTGTGCCATTAGGACAGTTACGTGAGGAGGTTATGGTACGTTCTTTTCTGAATAAATATACTTCCGACTGTAATTACTTCCTGCCACTGAGTGCTTTTCTCTGTTTGCTATTTGTTGCAGAGTCTGCGGTCCTGTGTTAGTGAGGTGATACAGGCGATAGATAACCAGCTGTCGAAGCACGAGGACCTGCAGGAAAAAAAGGTTTGGCTCCTCTTTCTGCAGTCAGACTTTATGCTTTGACcaaactgtattttgtattaATTTTATGTTATGCACATAGCAAGCTCAGTTATCTCCCTTTCATTGTCACCATCAATCAGGTGTGTGTGATGAGGCTGATTCAGGTTGTACGATCAGTGGAGAAGATTGAGAAAATCCTTCATTCACAGAGTTCCAAGGAATCCAGCTCTCTGGAGATCAGCAGGTATAGAGCTGACATGCTAATCTAGTCAATCTGTGTATTACTTGGTAGATTGTTAAATTATATCTGAAATGATTAAGAAAAATTCAAACCAGATCCCAGGCATCACATCAGGAGTTATGTTTTGTTGAGCTTGGTCTTTGCAGGGACATAATGCTATATTGCGAGTCAGACCATTTTCCATAGATCCTCTTTTTTATTGTGAgggtttttctctttctctattCACAGCCCCTTGTTAGCAGGACAGATCCTAGAAAGGATTGCAACAGAGTTCAACCAGCTGCAGTTCCACGCTGTACAGAGCAAAGGCATGCCCCTGCTGGACAAAGTCAGACCTGTAAGTATTAATGAACCAATCACTTAGGGTGTTTGCAGACCTATAATTCATTTACTTTGGTCTGAATCAGTTGATGATTTTGTAAACGTGTAGCTTATTTCTGTGGTTTGGATATGTTCCCACAgagaaaaatcaaagtgaaCTCCTAGTAAACCCAAATGTGTCACTACAGCTCATGTGAAAAAGTTCAGTCTGCTCATTGGCCAGATGGGTCTGGGGTGGGAGCATAAAAGTAAAGACAGGAAGAAAGTGCTGTGTGAGAAAATGGAAAATTTACATTCATTTCACAGCTAGTTGCTAGCTCGTGCAGAGGTTTGCACATCTATAGTACCTTCCCACATTGAGAATACAAAGCATGCGTGGCTATCGGTTCTTTCTTTAGCTCAGACTTGTAGCACACACCTAGTAGTTGGTCTGGATCAGGATCAGATCACATTTGCCCCAAAAACAAACTGCACCGGAGTTTGTTTGGAACACACTGAGACAAACTCCTTTCAAAGGatctcagtgttttgttttgtttttttttgttctgcatCCGAGTATGATTACTGTGTTCACACCTGCACAAAACGAGCTGCACCAAGTGGGAATGTCTTCTGCCAGCGTATTGCAGGGATCACGTCTATGCTGCAGCAGTCTCTGGAGGGTCTGCTGATTGAGGGCTTGCAGACATCGAATGTGGACATGGTACGTCACTGCTTGAGGACTTACGCCACCGTAGACAAGACTCGAGATGCTGAGGCCCTGGTAGGACAGGTGCTCGTCAAACCATATATGGACCAGGTAAATATGACACACATACTTCAGCTTTTTGGGGGACATATGTTTTAGATATTGTTATCTAACATGAATGGGAGCATTATTAGTTTATAATAAATACGGCAGagaaaattctgactttttaaaaagacagattCCGATGAAATACTGAATAAGAGATACGAAATTCAATTAATCCCCTGTCATGTTCTTTCTTTAGGTGATAGTTGAAGAAGTGGTAAAGTCCAGTCCAAGTGGTCTTCAGATGATGTACTCTAGACTTTTGGAGTTTGTTCCACACCACTGTAGACTGCTCAGAGAGGTGACTGGAGGAGCCATATCCAGGTATTAATGTTACGGGCGTATTCATCCAAAGCACATTCATCTGTCACTTCAGTGTCACTGCATTTAATATATGAACCAGGTTATGTGATTATCTTTACACCATTTTGGTAGCTATTTTTTTAGTTAAGTGATATCATTTCTTGGCCATATGCTTGGGGACAAGTAAAAGGACATTTTGGGATAAATTTAAAGTTTAAGATTTGTGTCAAATAGGATGTTTTTGTCCTAATTCTGAAAATTTGGGAGAACAATTTTGAAAAGCCAAAAAACAATATATTCTAATAGTTTCACTGAGTAGTGGCTTTCAATTTTTGTACAAAACTGATCATTTCTACTAGTATTACGAACACAAAGTAAGTCAGTGGCTATAATAGTGACTACTGAATAAAGTTTCAAAGCATATTTTAAATGTACCCTTTATTCTCAGTGACAGAGCTGACATAGTGCCAGGTTATGATTTCCTGGTGAACTCTGTTTGGCCAGAGATGGTCAAAGGCATAGAGGAAAGGTTGGCCTACATCTTTAACCCTGGAAACCCCGACATATTCTACGAGGTAAATCTGAAGTGACACAATTAGactgtgtatgcatgtgtatggTCACATAATGCAAGGTTTGattgtataatttttttttcttgcgtTTCCTTTTCGTTTTATCATCTTTTTAGCGTTACAGTGTAACTATGGAGTTTGTGCAGAGGTTTGAACGGCAGTGTAGCTCACAGGCCAGTGTGAAGAGACTGAGAGTACACCCCTCATATACAAGCTTCCAGAACAAATGGAACCTGCCTGTCTACTTTCAGTTACGGTGGGTATTACCATAATACACTTTGTGCATTACATAAACACTCTGTGTCTCTTTCCAGAAGAAGTTTGTCATTTTATAAACATAAAGGGCCTTAACTGTTCAGTCATGTTCACAGTGTTACTTTAAGTATGTTTGTATATTGTATGTTTGTTACCCATAAGCTGAAAATCCAAAAACTTTTTAGGGAATTGGTTGaagtaaattttttttttaatgtagaatAAAAATCATACACAACTTTTAGTTATACATTTTTCTcacaatattaatattatataaataaagatgcgTACAGCATGtacttttgaaaaaaatgtcgAGTCTTGCTTCAAAAACTTAAAAGAAATGTTTGGATTAAAATGGCGACCTGTCAGCAATTTTGGGGGATAATACAAGTTGGCAAACGGTCAGGAAGTTACTAAACATAGTCCATAAACATGTTGCTGGACCTTGGCTGAAAGGTGATTGATCTCTGTGGAAAAGTAGAGAAGTTGTTTGTCAACCTCTTCCCACccccacagactcacacactgtaaagcacacaacacaaatacacacacacattcatcattGCACGTCAAGAGAAAGATTAGGGCTCATGTCTTTATTTCACAACCACCACGGTTAAACTTTTCTGGAAAGTTAAAAGTTTCCATTACACGTGTTGTTGTTTCACGCTATGAGCACGTACACATCAGAGCTGATGCAAGAAAGAAGCTGATAACAGATTGATTGTCTTCTTCCCTCTCTGTGTTGCTAACTTTGTTTTTACAGATACAAGGAAATTGCAGGACGTCTAGAGAATGCTATTAGTGATGGATTAGTGGCTGCACCaggtggaatttttttttttttttaaattttatcagAATTTTTATCTTGTTCCTTATACAGTACTTAGAGTAACTATGTGTCTGCTTATGTTCAGCTGGCAGTGCATACCACCTGCAGGTATCTGAGGTGTTGTGGTCCTGCTTAGTGAGATGTTGGTCAGACAATGTCTATCTGTCACCTCTGGCACATCGCTTCTGGAAGCTTACGCTGCAGCTGTACtcaagatatgccaagtttcTTGATGAGGTAAACTTAAAATATATGAGTGATTATTTATGTgattatttattgattgattattttatttatttatgagattttaaaaaaatgccaaagaagcCAAATTAAAAGCCAGTTGTTATAACCTGTTCCTCATCTTGATTGTTGTCTTGTGCAGGTGCTGACTAAGTCTCCGCCCTCTGAGGTGACTAAGGAGCCAACCAGGCCTCTGCCGAGCTCAGCTTCTTCTACATCTAGCAGAACGTCACTGGAGGAAGGCGGCAGTGAGAGTGGGAGTCCTGCCTCCCTGTCCACTAAACAGCTGGTTTACATTGCAGCAGACATCCAAAAGCTGCAGGAGCAGGTGCCTCACAAACAAACtattacatttttatctgtGTAGTTCCAACTTGTTTACACTTAATATATTACCGTTTAGCCTGATGTGCAGTTTCTTAAAGGATTTTCTTCTTTAGTTTCCCCTTTTTCATCTCACAATTGGCTTGTCTTTCTTTAGATCCCAGAGGTGTCAGAGATGGTCAGAAAGCGGTTTGAAGCCATTGGATTCAAAAATTTTTCTCTTGTGGAAGGTGACTTACAGTTTAGGTTCATTTCTTATGCAGTGTTTCCTACCATTTCTTAAATCTCAGGTTTTTCCACTTCCTGATGTTAGCACAAGTTGACTGTATGTGCATTAACGAGTGCTCTCCTCTATGTCAGATGCTCTAGCAGACTCCAAGGCTTCCCTGTCAAGCAGCGTTCCCTCTCTGAACACTAGGATGACCCAGCATCTGACCGAACGCAGCTGTCGATTCCTGAAGAGTGCCTCAGAGGTTCCACGACTCTACCGCAGAACTAATAAAGTAAGAGAAGTTGCAATTATGTATACAAATGTCTTTATCCAATGTTTTCTTAAGGTGCACTCTCACATATCATGTCTTAGGTGCCGTTGTTGCATTCAAATGGTTGTTTATGCAGGAAACACCATATGTAAAGTTCAAAATCTTATCTTGGAAATGCACAACATATTAAACTAAATATTAAGCTGAATTAACAACCATGGGTAGATGTTATGTTTGATATTCAAATCCCAGAACGCTTTTAATGAAATGAATAATGCTTCAGTATGGGGCtgatttgatttattgattGTGTGCAAAGTCGTGTAGTCACTGAGCATAAAGTTTCATTATGATTTTATTAGAAATTGCAGTTTTACCCAAAAAAGCAAGAGAAATTTACTggattttaaagtgctttgactttatttttctaTTGAACATGTGTGTTCTTGCATTCATTCACCAACTTGCATGGTCATTTGCTGCAAGCCTTTCAGCACATCACTGCAGTGCTGCTGGACTTTGCATAACTACATATATCTGAAATAGTCTGTTATTCTGATTATCAGTCATTTCTGTGGCAATGTTGGCAGACTCCTTTATTATTAGTGATTCATAATTGTAGAGTGAATATCAGAACAATATCTGCCAAGTCTTTATAATCAATGTGATCTAAATCATTGCAAAATGAGTTCCACTTTGTAAACTCGGTcaatatataaggcaaaacaatGCTAATCTGAGTTgggaaaaatatattaaaagaaaCCCATTAAATATCTCTGATTAAAGGTTTTTAGACATGTTGCACCTCTGACTGGTTGTTTTTTGTCTAATATGTGATCCACTATACTTGTAACTATGCACCAACTTAAACTGCAATACTCTCACAACAAAGCAAGTGGTTCACAACAGGAggccaagaaaaaaaattcagtttctatttatgtgtttatttagtatttacatTTGGTCAAAACAATATTAAAATGGTTAATATAAAGCCTGTATAttgatttatattatattatatcatattTTGTACCTCCTCCCCGTGTAGGATATACCGGTGCGTGCATCAGCGTATATGGATAATGCCTTACGCCCATTACATCAGTTACTAACTGATTCGACAGGGCTGGTCACCCCTCACACAGCACAAGAGTGGCTGCGAGTTTCACTGTCTGAGTGCACACAGAAGTAAGCATTACACATACCCACCACTAAACCCtgatacaataatggatttgaTGACTTAAAAATATATGGCCTGTGATGATGTTACAATAATGTTTCTTTATTGCAACAGggagaatattttttttctaaaagctggattgtttacattttataaacATGTTTCCAACCTCAGCCagcaaattaaaaattttgtttctGCTTTCCCATCTCGTGTTGTGTTCAGGTACTATGAGACCATCTCAGAGGTGCTGAGCTCAGTCAGAAAGATGGAAGAGAGTTTGAAACGCTTGAAACAAGCCAGGAAGGGTGCAGCCGCGACTACAACAGCAGGAGCAAATGGTGGACTAACAGATGATGGCAAGATTCGTCTTCAGCTGGCACTAGATGTGGAATACTTGGGGGAACAGGTGGGTGCTATTCCATGAGTGCACAACCACATGTAGTCCATGTATGAAGACACGTATATGAACATGTGACAAACAGTGCACATTTATCAGTCAacaaaaatatatgtttttagAAACTCATGTCATAACTTTATACTGTTGTGTGCCTCAGATTCAGAAGATGGGTCTTCAGCCAACTGACATCTCCATGTTCTCCACTCTGATGGATCTTGTGAAGGAAGCCAGAGAGCTTGCTGAACAAAACCAATAAAACAGACTCAGCAATGACTGAAACACTGATATGCAGCACTCATCTTCACATATCCTGGAGACTTGTGGAGGATAAAACTTGTCCCAGTCATGGGCTGGTAAGAGGTGATGGTGATGAGAAAATAATGGGAAGAATTAACACTACTGGAATCATTTTCAAACATTTGTACCAAATCACTTAGTTCAATGTAAACGTTAGAACTAGGCTGTACATTGTTGGCTGACACAGCGCAGAAACTACTGCTGGAGCATCAGCAGTTCTGGTGTAGGCAAAATGGAGAAAAGGGACTGGATGGTACTATGATTATGTAATTTTATGTAACTACTGTATTGTACTTTCACTGGGCCAGAAAGTTGCATAGCAAGAGGCTCAAAATAAGTTACAAAGGGAGTACATTGATCATTATTTGGTGATGGATTAATCTAAGAGAAGTCTGTTTATGTGTCACATGTGTTCAAATCAGTTGTACAATATAATATGTTTAACATGAAGGTAATGAAGAACTTTGTACAGAATGTTATACTGTGTGTGGTTTTATTACAAAGAAGCATTAGCAAGTTATACTTaatggccactttattaggtaaaCCTGCTCAACTGCTCATTCATGCAAATATCtagtcagccaatcaaaatgcAGTTAACCTGCTGAGGTTCAAACCAAGCATGAGAATGAGAACAAAAGTGATTtcaaaaactgctgatctactgggattttcccacatagCCATTTTGAGAGTTTATAGAAAAAATgttccaaaaaagaggaaatatccagtgagtggcaggtctctgggtgaaaatgatcccagagatcagaggagaatgaccagACAGGAAGACAAGAGTAATTCAAATAGTCACTCATTGCAACAAAGAtgagcagaagagcatctctgaatgcacagcatGTTCAATCTTGAAGCAGGTGACCACCTGAAGTGTCACTTCCGTgagctaagaacagaaaactgatgcTAAAATTCACATacgctcaccaaaactggacaatgaTATACTGGAAAAACATTATCTGGTCTAATGAGTCTCATTTTCTGCTGAAAAATTCACATTTGCaaaatgaaattgaaaatgGTTTCATGAACATGAAAACACTTTACTCAAATGGCCTTcgcagtcaccagatctcaatcacTCAATCTTAACAGAGCACCTTTGAATGGTGGAATGGGATGTTCAGAAATTCAGAGACAAATATGCACCAGTATGGACaatggaaacattcctcagagtaATATTTCTATGGTCCATTTTGACACGatagcaccttgttgaatctatgccatgaagaaattaggcagttctgaaagcaaaaaTGGGGTCCAACCACATACTAGCTtggtgtaactaatgaagtgtCCGGTGA
The Pelmatolapia mariae isolate MD_Pm_ZW linkage group LG13, Pm_UMD_F_2, whole genome shotgun sequence DNA segment above includes these coding regions:
- the cog2 gene encoding conserved oligomeric Golgi complex subunit 2 → MNLPKGPDSLCFDKDVFMKDDFDVDQFVGECRKQVQLEELREDLELYYKLLKTAMVELINKDYADFVNLSTNLVGMDKALNQLSVPLGQLREEVMSLRSCVSEVIQAIDNQLSKHEDLQEKKVCVMRLIQVVRSVEKIEKILHSQSSKESSSLEISSPLLAGQILERIATEFNQLQFHAVQSKGMPLLDKVRPRIAGITSMLQQSLEGLLIEGLQTSNVDMVRHCLRTYATVDKTRDAEALVGQVLVKPYMDQVIVEEVVKSSPSGLQMMYSRLLEFVPHHCRLLREVTGGAISSDRADIVPGYDFLVNSVWPEMVKGIEERLAYIFNPGNPDIFYERYSVTMEFVQRFERQCSSQASVKRLRVHPSYTSFQNKWNLPVYFQLRYKEIAGRLENAISDGLVAAPAGSAYHLQVSEVLWSCLVRCWSDNVYLSPLAHRFWKLTLQLYSRYAKFLDEVLTKSPPSEVTKEPTRPLPSSASSTSSRTSLEEGGSESGSPASLSTKQLVYIAADIQKLQEQIPEVSEMVRKRFEAIGFKNFSLVEDALADSKASLSSSVPSLNTRMTQHLTERSCRFLKSASEVPRLYRRTNKDIPVRASAYMDNALRPLHQLLTDSTGLVTPHTAQEWLRVSLSECTQKYYETISEVLSSVRKMEESLKRLKQARKGAAATTTAGANGGLTDDGKIRLQLALDVEYLGEQIQKMGLQPTDISMFSTLMDLVKEARELAEQNQ